The Mycosarcoma maydis chromosome 6, whole genome shotgun sequence genomic sequence GACTAAGGGGGCATGCGTTTTGAGTAACTATGTACAGTACAGGGCTGACGGACACGGAAAAGAGGAGGGCTGAAGATAGCGGGAAATCTACTGTTTAATTGCGGGGCCCAGTTTGAAGGGGGCATCGGTCTTGTCTCTGACCTGCTGGACTGTTACGCCTTGCTGGAGGTCGATGAGGGTCAAGCCGGCGTCTCCGACTctgtcgacgtcgaagacGCAGAGGTCGGTGACGATGCGCGAAACACACCTGGAGCCTGTGAGTGGAAGTTTGCAGTCAGCGACGATCTTGCTTCTGCCGTTCTTGTCGGTGTGGTCGGTGACGACAACCACTTTGGTGTTGCTCGGGTTCGAGACGAGGTCCATGGCGCCACCGACACCCGAGACTTTTTTACCAGGGATCATGTAGTTGGCCAGATCACCGTTGGCTCCCACCTGGAGCGCACCGAGCATGGTCACGTTGATGTGTCCACCGCGGATCATTCCGAAACTCTCGGAAGAGTCAAATGTCGATGCACCGGGCAGCAACGTAACCGTCTCTTTGCCCGCATTGACGATgtcagcgtcgatctgcgAGGTCTTGGGATAAGGCCCCATACCAAGAATTCCGTTTTCCGAGTGCAACACCACATTCACTCCGTCTGGCAGGTAGTTGGGAACCAGACTCGGCATTCCAACACCCAAGTTAATGTAATCGCCGTCCTGAACCTCCTTAGCAGCGCGTTTGGCGATTCGAATGCGTCGTTCCTTGGCCTCCTGCTTAGCCGCGTCGGCTCCTCCACTCGAAGCTTTGGGTGCATCAGAAACCGTCTTGACCTCGATCTTCTTTTCGTGCTGCGACTTGACGATACGATCGACAAAGATGGCTGGCAAATGGATCTCGTTCGCATTCAACGTTCCGACGGGAACAATTTCCTCGGCTTCCACGATCGTGATCTTGGCATTTTTACCAAACGGAGCGCTGAAGTTGTTGGCAGCGTATCGGAAAACGGCGTTGCCAGCTTCGTCGACCTTCCAAGCGTGAATGATAGCAACATCGCCGTAGATAGCTTCTTCCAAAATGTAGTTACGACCGTTGAAGCAACGTTGCTCTTTCGgcttggccatctcggctGCCTTGAGAGGTTCGTTGGATCCTTCTTCGCGCTTCTCGTATCGTACCACTAGATCGCCCGTCTGAACCGCTGTGCCGTAGCCGGTAGGAGTGTAGAATGCAGGGATACCGAAAGCGCCAGCCCTGCACTTCTCCACCAGTGTTCCTTGTGGTGTGAGTTGCAACGACACCTGGCCGGTGAGGTACTGGGATTCAAAGTACTTGTTACCACCGATGAAAGATGAGATCATCTTTTTGATCTGTTTGGACTTGAGCAATTTTCCAAGACCTAGTTCGCCCGTGCCGGCATTGTTCGAGACGACGGTGAGATCGTTGATGTGCGGGTGACGCGAGATGGCGCCGATGAGCGTTTCGGGAGTACCACATAGTCCGAATCCGGCAGAGAGCAGCGTAGAACCGGGTTGGATATCCTTGAccgcctcgtcggcagACGGAAACACTTTCGACGCTTGGATCAGTCGAGAGCTGGTAGAGGCAAACGTTCGCTTCGGTAACGTGCTGGCTACAAAAGCTGAGCGTGGCAAGGCCGATGACCTTGCGCGAAGGGTCGAGGTCAACATTTTGCTGTCTTCGTTGCGACAAACACgggcgtcgatgcgagaTGGTTGAGAAAGGAAAGCTGCAAAGCAAACGATTTGATTATATCTATGCAGACAGCTTCTCATTCATCCTTTCCCCTCTTTCCTCCTTGCGTTCGGTCGGAGACGGACTGAAAATCAGCCTCGGCCAAGGTGGTTTACCTTTTGCCAATGTGGGGGGTGACCCCAAGGGTGAGAACACCGTTCGGTTATTCGCACAGGCAATtggctcgacttgcttcCAGCAGCTGTAAACAATTTACGCCGCATCGCAGGTCGTTGTCCGCGTATTCCGTCCGGCGAGCGGAAGCAAGATTTGCCCCGCCCGTATGGTACTGACTCGCccaccattcaccatttTTTGGCTGTTACTTCGTACTACTCCTCTGGCTCAGCTCAACCCGATCCTCGTGGTTCCGTGAACATTTGTGACCGATCGACAAGGCATCGCTTCCTATCTCGACTTGTCAAGTACTCAAGATGCGGCCTGGTATCCTCCTCGGAATTCAACCAAGGCTTACTCTCTTGCTCAAGTCTTTTAGTACGAGCTTGTGAGCATGTCAGAAAGCCAAGGTGTGAATTTTTGATGATTTGTTTTTCGCTTTTCATTTTACCGCTCGACCATGCTCAACGGCCGAAAGTagccgaatcgtgaatcaatcgtgaatgtgaattTGCAACGCTCGGAACAAAGTGTTTCCACTGCGTGCTCACTCGCGCCTCGTATCTGGGTGAATTTGGTATTTCAGGGCCCGACCTGAAATTCACCCGTGCCCCGGCGCTGGAACGCTTCACGCGGGTGGTTCGTCCTTGGACGCGCCTCTGTCAGCGATCCgcgattggtgattctgGCCTAACCACGAATATGATCGTAGCAGCACGAATGAGCGAAAATTGGGTATATGAATCTATCAATCTACATGTGCAAGTGAAAGGTGTATCAGCGTCTCGGTCGGTTGGATCTGCTAACGAAAGTCTAACGAAAGTTGAGCTTGATTAAAAACATAAGCATGTCCATCAAAGTATGCACCGACCCCCATCCGATGGTGGTCAGCAGCTCCGGAAACTCCCTCATCTCGTCCAAACCCAGATTTGTCACATCCACCTTGAACGCCCAATAACAGATCTGCCTGGCCACAAACGACGACAGTAGCTCGGAACCCCAAATGGCCACTGAGCCCAGCATGGTTAGCTGGTAGTTGTAAGGATCGTGTTTATTGTCGTACGCGAAAAAAGGATAGAGCGATTGGTtgctgccaaagtggaGGATGCTGACCCAGCCGAGGAAAGCGAGCATCGTCGTGTTTTGCGCAAGGTTGCGAAGGTAGAATGCGAGACCGACCGACTCGACGTATTCCTCCCACGAGCGTGGCGATGGGTTGAAGTACTGTACGATACGGTGACAGAGTCGCGACATGGACAGTGGATACCAGATGCACACCCAGAacgacgagagcagctgAACGAGAGCGAACTGGTCGAACGAGCGGAGTCGAGCAAAGAGGTTGCGGTAAAAGATAAAGTAGACCAAAAAGTAGTAGTACTTGAAAGCGAAGACCAACGCTCTGCTACGCACTTTGGACTCCAGGATCCAGTGCGAGACCAGCGCCAATCCGTTGACGGTTAGCGTCCAGAATGAGACGTAGGCAACGCCGTCCAGGCCAGTGTGCGGTAGCGTTGACAGATAGACTGAAGCATAGCCCTGACCTGCTATGAGCGCGAACAGCGACAGACCGATGGTCGACATAAACCAGAGAAAGCGAATGTAGGAAGAAGGGATCCGCCGATTCAGCTGCCGCTCCAAGAATGTCTTTTGGTGGTCCGTCAGGCTGTGCCGATACATTTGTCGACCGCTTCGTCGCAGACCGACAAAGCAGACGAGCGCCGGCATGGCCATGGTCGCAAATGCAAGTCCGACCCAGAGCGTCTTGCGCTGCCACTGGatgtcggcgtcgtcgatcgaAGGTTTGCTATCCAGCACGTTGGCCGTCACCACATTTGACCACTGTTGCAGCTTGACAGCACTCGGAAACGTTAGCAGCGTAGCAAACTGCGACACTCCATCCTCTCGTTCAACGTCCGAGCCGCCAGCATTCGGACGGTGCCGAGTTTCGGTGCCGAGCGGATCGAGCTCGTGTAGGATGTAACCGGCGACGAGACTGCCTATCCAGAAAAAGGTGTAGGATGTTTTCGCGCCGAGCGCAGCTGGCCACCAGTTGAGTCTGTACAAGCCAAACAGCTGTGTAATGTAGATGAGCGCAACACCGACGTAGATTCCATAGTAAAAGATGAGGAAAAACCAAAAATTGGCGTCAACGGTGAGACggtcgccatcgccaatcGGATGCTGGGAGCCAGAAGACGAGGTTGATGTGAAGGCAAAGTTGGAAAGAAGCATATTAGTCATGAACCAGACGAAGCCAGACACCGTCGGAAGATTCATGGTTGATGTCCCCGGGGATGTCAAGGTcgcggctgctgcttggaTGGTCGAGGAAGTCATGTTGGCCGGATAGCACCAAGGTGGATTATTGGGGTCGCCCGACCTGCCATCTTCACCGGGATTGCACCATGGAAGGTTTGGATCGTAAGGGTCGGTCTTGGGAAAAGGTGCTGCACACCAGATCCACACCACCAGACTCGGTAGACCAGCGAGCGCAAACCAACGTTTCCACCAGCTATCGAGCCAGCCCTCGACTATCTCTCGTGGCGGTCGGATGAGATTGTTGAGCCAGCTACGATTGGGACGGAGTCTCTCCCTTTCGCGTTCCCTCTCCCAGTTTCGATCGCGTATGCTGGTGACCCTTCGTCTGCGAGGCGGAGGCGATTGGAAAGGGGAGGGGCCCAGTGCCGTTGCAGATGACTGTGCTCGTTTGACAAAAATGCCCCTAGAAGGAAGATTGGCTTCATGGGGGGAAGCGGGGTAGAACGAGTCGATAGATCGTGCGGGAAACGCCGGGGCGGGCGTGCCATCTGCGCGCAAGATGCGAGATGTACCGATCGACTTGTTGGGCTTGGCGGCGCTTGGTCGGAAGCCAAAGCCTGTTGCAAGTCGTTTGCCGAGGCTGGTGGATGCGGCAGCTTCCGGCTGGTTGAAGCTTGCCATGAAGCCTCTATCCATGTCCCTCGCTTTGCCCTTGTCTGCAGAAGCCTTGTTTTTACGtcggctcgacgagcttgaaggTCCTTCACCCCTGGGGAAAGGGATGGGCCGTGATGCAGGCGAAGTGCTGGCAGAATCCGGTGGAGCGAGCTGATCGGCGAGATAGGCGCGAAAGCGACCGGGCTTGAGCGATCCTGCCTCGTCCTGTGCCTGCCAAGCATCGTCAGACCCTCCTTTGGACATGGGCGCGAACATGACGAAGACAGGAACGGGCTGTGCAGCCTCTTCGAATGTCTAGAATCCAGCGCAAATATGTTGACAGTGTTGCGGTTTGACTCGGCGAACGCCCGTGGTGAGCAGTGACGAGATCCAAGTCTATCGCATATCTTCGTGTTGCACTGTATTAAGGTCTCGCAAATGAACAGATGATGCGGAAATCCGAGATGAAGACAGCGCAGAAGGGGAAAAAAGGATGACAAGACGAATGCAAAGTGATCGAAGGAAAGAGAGAGCGGAGAAGAGCGTGAGGGAGCAACAACGTTGAAGCTCCGCGTTGGATATCAGAGAAGCAAGTGTGTTGTCGATGCATGTTGCGCATGGTCCGCCCCTTTAGCTTTCGCGTGGACAAATTTAGTTTGCGCAACTTTAAGACGTGCTGCCACGGGTGCTGTGTGAAACCGTGTTTTGTCGTTTTCAAGAGCAAACCCGAAAGAGTCTGAGACCTCTGCAGGTAAGTAGTCCTGAGTGTTGTTCTCGTCTGTGTCACTCATactcacaattcacaaccttcacgcttgtttCACTGCTCTTCAGCttgacattcgtgattcgtgattttccGACTCGTGAATTTTCAGAGCGCCGTGATGAACCAAATCACCAGTCGTGAGACAGCCCAACCTCGTCCGCCATGCGAACCAGTAATGCttgattcaagattcacgattcaagattcacgattcacgattcacgattcacgattcacgattcacgattcacgattcacgattcacgattcacgattcacgattcacgattcacgataaTTGTGAATGACCAAAATTACGGTCAAATGGACCgagcgcagctgctccCTCCCGAACATTCAACCCTAATCGACTTGCCCCACCATATCAGCCCTCATACATATCACGTGTGGCTACCAGAGCGGTGTTACCGATGAACAGAAACAGGAAGGAATGACCCAACTCCAAGCCTTTGAACGCCAAGCCTCGAGACTAGACAGGTGATTTGGCTTTGTTCGAAATGGCATATATAACTGCGTCTCTACCACACGGATCAAGCCTACCACGTCCTTCATCCAGACGACTTCCAAGGGTGTTATGATCTTGCTGTCGACTCATCTTCACCACAGGTAGATCTCTACCTACGAGCTACGGTCACCATGGCCACCCACTGGAGCCAAGCGCTAGTACAAATCGCCTCTGCCCAGGATCCCACAAACTTGCTCAGCGAAGACCGGGTCCTGTTCTACGACGAGCATACCATCACCATCTACGACAAGTTTGCCAAAGCTAAATATCATTTTCTCGTGCTGCCGCGCATTCCTTTCAAGACAACCATGTCAGTCTCATCATCTCAGGCGCAGCGAGCCACTCCAACGCTCTCTGCCGCAAATGGCAAGCTCAACCTGGGAGCTACTAGCAGCAATTCGGTACCAGCAAGCCATATGAAGAGCATCTCAACCCTCCTCGCTAGTCCCTATGCGGCCAATGTGCTCGAAGCGGTTCGCAAGGCGAGCGAACGTGTCTTGCAGCACATCCGTGATGACATGAAAAAGCAATACGGCATCACTTGGGACATCGAGAGAGCTTTTCATGCGGTGCCGAGCATGGTGCATTTGCACCTTCACGTCATATCAATGGATCTTGTGTCGGAAAGGCTCAAGCACAAGAAACATTTCTTGTCGTTTCATCCCGCTGTTGGCTTTGCCTTGCGGCTGAACGAGGTCGACGCCATGATCAAGCAAGGGAGAAAGTCTCTGCcaaagagcgagagcgcgTACGAAAAGCTCCTCAAAGGACCGCTCCGGAGTCACCATACGGGTCAAGTGGCTCGAGCGATTCCCGAGCTGAAGGCTCATCTGGAATCGTACTGGCATAACAAGATCCTCGCTGTCGGTCGTACACCAGCTGCACAGGCAGCAGAAAATGGGAGCGCCAAGAGAGTTGTCTATGATAAAGAATTTCTCAATGACTCGATAGCAGATCAACGACCAAGGCAAAGCCGCAAGCTAGAGCCTTGTAGTACGGCCGTTGGAGAACCTTTCGATTcggaagacgacgaagtGTCTCTGCCGGTACGTTGAGTCTCCTGTATGGCAGACCACACTCGCTCTTGCATGATCGCCAATCAAGAATCCAACCGTCACTGCACACGCCAAggtggctgctggctgTACTCATCACTGCCAGATTCAGTCTGCTGCTTTCCCAAAAGTATGAGTTTGAggatgaatcacgaatgaacTGAAAaaagcgtgaatcaccaTGAATACGGCAGACGTGAGACTTGCAACACGCAAGATACCTGACAACGTTCACCAAGAGCGTCGTAACATTCGGActcaaatcacgaatcgtgaatcgtgaattgcacgctgaattcgtgattcgtgatgtTTCTCAGCGTCTTTTTACTCTGCCGATGATGCCCTTTGAACAACCGTAGCT encodes the following:
- a CDS encoding putative succinyl-CoA:3-ketoacid-coenzyme A transferase, with protein sequence MLTSTLRARSSALPRSAFVASTLPKRTFASTSSRLIQASKVFPSADEAVKDIQPGSTLLSAGFGLCGTPETLIGAISRHPHINDLTVVSNNAGTGELGLGKLLKSKQIKKMISSFIGGNKYFESQYLTGQVSLQLTPQGTLVEKCRAGAFGIPAFYTPTGYGTAVQTGDLVVRYEKREEGSNEPLKAAEMAKPKEQRCFNGRNYILEEAIYGDVAIIHAWKVDEAGNAVFRYAANNFSAPFGKNAKITIVEAEEIVPVGTLNANEIHLPAIFVDRIVKSQHEKKIEVKTVSDAPKASSGGADAAKQEAKERRIRIAKRAAKEVQDGDYINLGVGMPSLVPNYLPDGVNVVLHSENGILGMGPYPKTSQIDADIVNAGKETVTLLPGASTFDSSESFGMIRGGHINVTMLGALQVGANGDLANYMIPGKKVSGVGGAMDLVSNPSNTKVVVVTDHTDKNGRSKIVADCKLPLTGSRCVSRIVTDLCVFDVDRVGDAGLTLIDLQQGVTVQQVRDKTDAPFKLGPAIKQ
- a CDS encoding DNA 5'-adenosine monophosphate hydrolase — its product is MATHWSQALVQIASAQDPTNLLSEDRVLFYDEHTITIYDKFAKAKYHFLVLPRIPFKTTMSVSSSQAQRATPTLSAANGKLNLGATSSNSVPASHMKSISTLLASPYAANVLEAVRKASERVLQHIRDDMKKQYGITWDIERAFHAVPSMVHLHLHVISMDLVSERLKHKKHFLSFHPAVGFALRLNEVDAMIKQGRKSLPKSESAYEKLLKGPLRSHHTGQVARAIPELKAHLESYWHNKILAVGRTPAAQAAENGSAKRVVYDKEFLNDSIADQRPRQSRKLEPCSTAVGEPFDSEDDEVSLPVR